The genomic region TCGGTTTCAAAATTATCCTGTCCTTCCAGGAAGATTTTTAATTCGTTCATTAATTCCGCTGAACCTTCTTTCCATGCTTTTTTAGCATCTTTTGGTTCGAAAGAAGTAGGGGAGATGAAGAAGAAATATCCCTGATCCCAGAGATCCTCTACAAATACTGCTCTTTCTTTAATCAAGGAAACTACGTTCTTAACATAGGATTCTTCTACCACGATCTCTTTTTCCTTCAGGATCTTTTGAAATTCCTTTGTAACCTGCGATTCATCTGCTTCCTGCATATAATGCTGCTGGAACCATTTTGTTTTTTCAGGGTCAAATTTTGCACCTCCTTTATGTACTCGTTCCAGTTCAAAAGCGCTCGTTAATTCCTCCAGACTAAAGAATTCCTGCTCTGTTCCAGGATTCCATCCTAAAAATGCCAGCATATTTACTACCGCTTCAGGATAGTAACCCTCTTCCTTGTATCCTGTAGAAACATCCCCAGTTGCTGGATCTTTCCACTCAAGAGGAAATACCGGGAAGCCCATTTTTTCACCATCTCTTTTGCTCAATTTCCCTTTACCCTGAGGTTTCAGAATAAGTGGTAAATGGGCAAATTCTGGAGCGGTCCATCCGAACGCGCGATAAAGCATATAATGCAAAGCGAGAGAAGGCAGCCATTCTTCACCACGAATTACATGAGTGATCTTCATTAAATGGTCATCCACGATATTGGCGAGGTGATAGGTTGGCATTCCATCACTTTTAAATAGAACCTTATCGTCAAGTATATTGGAATCAATTTCCATATCCCCTCGAATCACATCTTTTAAATGCAAGGTTTCATCTTGCGGAGATTTAAACCTAATCACATAAGCATCCCCGTTTTCAATTTTCTCCTTTGTCTCTTCGGAAGAGAGGGTAAGGGAATTATTGAGCTTTTCCCTGTTATGCCAGTTATATATAAAGGTTTTACCTTTTTCTTCGTGATCCTTTCTATGTGCGTCCAGCTCTTCTGAAGTATCAAAAGCATAGTATGCATTTCCAGATACTATCAATTCTTCTGCATAAGCACGATACTTATCTTTTCTCTCGCTTTGCCTGTACGGTCCGAAGCCTTTCTCCTTGCCCGGTCCTTCATCGTAAGGGATTCCGCACCAGTTCAGGGATTCGATAATATAATCTTCGGCTCCATCTACGTACCTGTTTTGATCTGTATCCTCAATACGAAGAACGAAATCACCACCGTGTTTTTTGGCAAATAGATAATTGTATAAAGCGGTTCTTACACCACCAATATGTAACGGTCCCGTAGGGCTCGGAGCAAATCTTACTCTAACTTTAGAAGACATAAAAAGTGAATTTTAGAGCAAAGATACAACCTTATTCAAGCATTCCTAAACTCAGCTAACTACTAATTAAAGTGTCTTAATTATCGTATTTTTAAACAAACTATAGAAGAAGTGACCAGCAATTTTGATCGCGTAATTTCCAGGCTTGATGCTTTCGTTCGAAAATATTATTTCAGCCAGATCCTAAAGGGCTTGATGCTCTTTGCAGGTATTGGGTTGTCGTATTTTCTCCTAATCGGAAGCCTCGAGCACTTCTTCTGGTTTAATGAATCTGTAAGAGCATTCCTGTTCTGGTTGTTTATCGCCATAGAAATTGCCCTTTTCATTTACTTTATTGGGATACCTCTTTCGAAACTTTTTAAACTACGGAAGGGAATAGATAAAGAACAGGCTTCAGAAATTATAGGAACACATTTTCAAGAAATAGGGGATAGGTTACTCAATTTATTGCAACTGGGTCATACTTCTGAAAGATCTGAATTACTTATAGCAAGCATTAATCAAAAAGCTAAGAATTTAAAGATCTTCGATTTTTCTGAAGCAGTTGAGCTAAAGAAGAACCGTAAATATTTACCGGTTGTAATTCTTCCTGTACTGATCATATTTGCTTTGTGGATCTCTAATAACGCTCACGTTTTTACTGAAGGTTTTGACAGAATAAGTAATTATGATCAGGCGTTCGAAAAGCCGGCTCCATTTCAATTTTTAGTACTGAATGAGAAA from Christiangramia sp. OXR-203 harbors:
- the gltX gene encoding glutamate--tRNA ligase, with protein sequence MSSKVRVRFAPSPTGPLHIGGVRTALYNYLFAKKHGGDFVLRIEDTDQNRYVDGAEDYIIESLNWCGIPYDEGPGKEKGFGPYRQSERKDKYRAYAEELIVSGNAYYAFDTSEELDAHRKDHEEKGKTFIYNWHNREKLNNSLTLSSEETKEKIENGDAYVIRFKSPQDETLHLKDVIRGDMEIDSNILDDKVLFKSDGMPTYHLANIVDDHLMKITHVIRGEEWLPSLALHYMLYRAFGWTAPEFAHLPLILKPQGKGKLSKRDGEKMGFPVFPLEWKDPATGDVSTGYKEEGYYPEAVVNMLAFLGWNPGTEQEFFSLEELTSAFELERVHKGGAKFDPEKTKWFQQHYMQEADESQVTKEFQKILKEKEIVVEESYVKNVVSLIKERAVFVEDLWDQGYFFFISPTSFEPKDAKKAWKEGSAELMNELKIFLEGQDNFETEQLQAEVKNWIKSKEIGFGKVMMPLRLALVGALQGPDVYEIASYIGKQQTLSRLTKAIETLG